The following are encoded in a window of Fusarium falciforme chromosome 11, complete sequence genomic DNA:
- a CDS encoding Beta-glucosidase produces MSPDSLHKILSSLTLEEKIRFLSGVDWWRTPVIQRDGVFVPHIKFTDGPNGARGESYVSGIKAACFPCGTCLGSTFDTSILERIGTAIAKEAETKSANVLLGPTLNVIRSPLGGRNYETYSEDPLVLGHLAAAYVRGCQSTGRVAATPKHFVANDAENQRTTLSVEVEEQVLREIYLKPFQLVLKLSDPWCIMSSYNRVRGTYVADSDELINGTLREEWGFQGPVISDWMGTYSVAPGINAGVDIEMPGPPKWRTKDAVLKLVQQGSISEEAINKSVLRILKLAYRLGRFENPEEPPERAVEDQARDNLIKEAAADGIVLLKNAGDILPIPQSSTVALIGQHASSVVLGGGGSARVDALHAVTPIEGFKSLGYDTRTAVGVPVFGAVPHADPRFIFPTNQPQHSELPVRLEWFNGSVIGENLVHEEFRPQAEYMIKEQWPEYLDKVKYCTRITFDLVAPSTGNAILSVISTGRARCYINDQLVFERPQETKLRPESFYFFKKQLERRFTHHVEEGRRYSIKLESWACDPDILAGPPLFGKMFQGSSIRFHEEINLQASLKDAKAVASEAEYAVVCVGTTNEIESEGFDRDTMDLTPEQYDLIKSVASSNPKTVVVNFSGAPVGLSQIVDVVPGIVQAWFPGQEAGLSVAAVLSGQVNPSGRLPLTWPRKLEDNPSFGNFPAGPDDILRYEEGLDVGYRWYDQESKPEPLYPFGFGLSYTRFEVVDAEIQDGRHILDLEYEVVVRVRVSNVGPQRGKTVVQFYVSAPHDSSIPGLVRPVKELQAFEKVEIESGETQIVEARLDKYSTLSYTSRSPQREQILVIPQHLSKMPRRACYACRNFSDIHFMFDEELFLADFSTSQIPKIILYSIMALSIRLRGEYA; encoded by the exons ATGAGTCCCGATTCTCTTCACAAGATTCTTTCATCTCTCACACTTGAGGAAAAGATACGTTTTCTTTCGGGTGTTGACTGGTGGCGCACCCCAGTCATACAAAGGGACGGGGTCTTTGTACCCCATATCAAG TTCACTGATGGGCCCAATGGTGCCCGAGGAGAGAGCTATGTGTCTGGCATCAAGGCTGCATGCTTCCCATGCGGGACGTGTCTCGGCTCGACATTCGACACGTCGATCCTAGAGAGAATCGGCACCGCGATAGCAAAAGAAGCAGAGACAAAGTCTGCAAATGTCCTCTTGGGACCAACCCTCAATGTCATCCGCTCACCGCTGGGAGGCCGAAACTACGAGACCTATAGCGAGGATCCTCTCGTTCTGGGTCATCTGGCAGCTGCCTATGTCCGTGGATGCCAGTCGACGGGCCGTGTCGCGGCAACTCCAAAGCACTTTGTGGCGAATGACGCCGAGAATCAACGGACGACACTAAGTGTCGAAGTTGAGGAGCAAGTGTTGAGAGAGATTTACCTGAAACCATTCCAGCTTGTGTTAAAACTCTCAGACCCCTGGTGCATCATGTCAAG CTACAACCGGGTTCGAGGAACCTATGTCGCTGACAGTGACGAGCTCATCAATGGCACTTTGAGAGAAGAATGGGGCTTCCAAGGGCCCGTCATCTCAGACTGGATGGGGACTTACTCCGTTGCACCTGGTATAAATGCTGGTGTCGACATTGAGATGCCCGGCCCACCGAAATGGCGTACCAAAGACGCGGTGTTGAAGCTTGTTCAGCAGGGCAGCATTTctgaagaggccatcaacaagaGTGTCTTACGCATTCTCAAGCTTGCCTATCGGCTCGGTCGATTCGAGAACCCCGAGGAACCTCCCGAGCGAGCGGTTGAAGACCAGGCTCGCGATAATCTCATCAAGGAAGCTGCGGCAGATGGAATCGTCTTGCTCAAGAACGCTGGAGACATCTTACCCATACCCCAGAGCTCGACTGTCGCATTGATCGGTCAGCATGCGAGCTCTGTTGTCCTCGGAGGCGGAGGAAGTGCCCGAGTCGATGCCTTGCATGCGGTTACTCCAATCGAAGGATTTAAAAGTCTGGGCTACGACACCAGGACGGCAGTCGGAGTGCCTGTCTTTGGAGCTGTCCCGCATGCTGACCCCAGATTTATCTTTCCTACCAATCAGCCGCAACACTCGGAACTTCCTGTTCGGCTAGAGTGGTTCAACGGCTCTGTGATTGGCGAGAATCTCGTTCACGAAGAGTTTCGCCCTCAAGCCGAGTACATGATCAAGGAACAGTGGCCAGAATACCTTGACAAGGTCAAATACTGTACACGAATCACATTCGATCTGGTGGCACCTTCAACAGGCAACGCAATCTTGTCGGTCATCAGCACAGGACGGGCGAGATGCTACATCAATGACCAGCTGGTCTTTGAAAGGCCACAAGAGACCAAGCTGCGACCTGAGTCTTTctacttcttcaagaagcagTTGGAGAGACGTTTCACCCATCATGTGGAAGAAGGTCGCCGTTACAGTATCAAACTCGAGTCTTGGGCTTGCGACCCTGATATCTTGGCTGGACCGCCTTTGTTTGGAAAGATGTTTCAAGGAAGCTCCATTCGCTTCCATGAGGAGATCAACCTGCAAGCCTCATTGAAGGATGCCAAGGCGGTGGCGTCAGAAGCCGAGTATGCTGTTGTCTGCGTCGGAACGACCAACGAGATCGAGTCGGAAGGCTTTGACCGGGACACAATGGACCTCACGCCAGAACAATACGACTTGATCAAGTCAGTGGCTTCTTCAAACCCAAAGACGGTGGTTGTAAACTTTTCAGGCGCACCCGTTGGTCTCTCGCAAATCGTCGATGTCGTTCCTGGAATTGTCCAGGCTTGGTTCCCTGGACAAGAAGCAGGGCTGTCAGTTGCAGCCGTTCTCTCTGGGCAGGTGAATCCTAGTGGTAGACTACCACTGACATGGCCACGCAAGCTGGAGGATAATCCGTCCTTCGGAAATTTCCCCGCTGGCCCTGATGACATTCTACGATATGAAGAAGGGCTTGACGTGGGTTATCGGTGGTATGATCAAGAGAGCAAGCCTGAGCCTTTGTACCCATTCGGCTTCGGACTTTCCTACACACGCTTTGAGGTCGTCGATGCTGAGATCCAAGATGGAAGACACATACTGGACCTTGAATATGAGGTCGTGGTTAGGGTTAGAGTCTCAAACGTTGGCCCTCAACGAGGCAAGACCGTGGTCCAGTTTTACGTGTCTGCGCCTCACGATAGTTCAATCCCGGGACTTGTACGGCCTGTGAAGGAGCTACAAGCATTTGAAAAGGTTGAGATTGAGTCAGGTGAGACTCAAATCGTTGAGGCGCGCCTGGACAAGTATAGT ACACTGTCGTACACGAG CCGGTCTCCTCAACGAGAGCAGATACTTGTGATCCCTCAACACTTGTCCAAGATGCCGCGGAGAGCGTGTTATGCGTGTCG CAACTTCAGCGATATTCACTTCATGTTTGACGAGGAGCTATTCCTTGCCGACTTTTCCACCAGCCAGATCCCCAAGATTATCC